Proteins co-encoded in one Dehalogenimonas sp. WBC-2 genomic window:
- a CDS encoding membrane protein, with protein MKVLKSQYSGLVILIGLFLSMHLAVIANPDALVFDEKYYVVDARHIINGDGSDRVEHPPLARLAISSGILIFGDNPFGWRIMPVIFGAASLVLVYFICRRLNLSDRAAFFVTFLLALENLSFVQSGVAMLDVFSVTFMLASFYLYLRGKWPGSGVFIGLAGLAKLSGFLALPVIALHWLITNRSRIPWFALLLAAAPLTYVALLPVMDWMIWGKFINPITETRTMLDVLGASTFANLPSDMLSRPWEWLTQVEIITYWPEPHYLAVLSPTLLILWLPSAIFTGFMAIRKKPWAVFATVWFAVTFVLWIPVSLVTDHISYIYYLYPAVGSICLFSGCALISAEGYLLEKTKRLWAIAGGLLIPVVAVLHLGFFIYLSPLPYWGKLVFGFILYVIVRVYLKAPTQRTPDQVVFSI; from the coding sequence TTGATGCGCGGCACATCATTAACGGCGATGGCTCCGACAGAGTGGAGCACCCGCCGCTGGCACGTCTGGCTATCAGTTCCGGCATACTGATTTTTGGAGACAATCCCTTTGGCTGGCGCATAATGCCGGTTATATTCGGGGCGGCCAGCCTGGTATTAGTTTATTTTATCTGCCGCCGCCTTAATCTCAGTGACCGGGCGGCTTTTTTTGTGACTTTCCTTTTGGCATTGGAGAATTTGAGTTTTGTCCAATCAGGGGTTGCCATGCTGGATGTATTCAGTGTAACTTTCATGCTGGCATCGTTCTACCTGTATTTACGCGGTAAGTGGCCTGGCAGCGGTGTATTCATAGGGCTGGCCGGGCTGGCTAAACTGTCGGGATTTCTGGCTTTGCCGGTAATTGCCCTTCACTGGCTGATTACTAACCGTAGCCGAATTCCATGGTTTGCCCTTTTATTAGCTGCTGCTCCATTAACCTATGTGGCGCTTTTACCGGTAATGGACTGGATGATCTGGGGGAAATTTATCAATCCCATCACCGAAACACGGACGATGCTTGATGTGTTGGGTGCTTCAACATTTGCCAACCTGCCTTCGGATATGCTTAGCCGTCCCTGGGAATGGCTGACGCAGGTGGAAATAATCACCTACTGGCCGGAACCGCACTATCTGGCTGTGCTGAGTCCGACCTTGCTGATCCTGTGGTTGCCGAGCGCTATTTTCACCGGATTTATGGCTATACGGAAAAAGCCGTGGGCGGTGTTCGCCACGGTCTGGTTTGCGGTGACTTTTGTGCTATGGATCCCGGTCAGTCTGGTTACCGACCACATCAGTTATATCTATTATCTTTATCCCGCCGTCGGAAGCATCTGCCTGTTCAGCGGTTGTGCATTGATTTCAGCGGAAGGTTATCTGTTAGAGAAAACCAAGCGGCTGTGGGCTATTGCCGGAGGATTATTGATCCCGGTGGTTGCGGTTCTTCATCTGGGTTTCTTTATCTATCTTTCACCGCTGCCATACTGGGGGAAATTAGTTTTTGGATTTATCCTTTATGTTATAGTCCGCGTCTATCTCAAAGCACCAACTCAGAGAACCCCTGACCAGGTGGTATTTTCAATTTAA